The sequence AAGTATCGCTACCAGGTGCTCGGCCCCAACCCCAAGGTGAACCGCCCGCACCGGCTGTACATAGACCTGCAGGACTCCCGGCTGGGTCACGACGTGACCGCGGCCACCACCGTGTCCGACGGCATACTGCGGTCCATCCGCACCGGCCAGTATTCCAAGGACACCACCCGTGTGGTCCTCGATTTTCTGAACATGCAGGACTACAAGATCTTCCCCCTTCAGAATCCCTACCGCATCGTCATCGACGTGTACGCCCCGGACGGCAAGACGCCCGTTCCCACCGTGGCCAAGGCCGAACCCGCGCACAAAACCCCGGCCACATCGGACTACCGCCCGCCCAAGGGCAGCAAGAAAATGGCCGGGAGCCTTCTTGAACAGCTCGGCCTGACCGTGCGTACCATCATGATCGACGCCGGACACGGCGGCAAGGACCCGGGGGCCATGGCCCACGGCCTGCGGGAAAAGGACATCAACCTGAAATTTGCCAAACTGGTCGGCGGCAAGCTCCGGGACAAGGGATTCAACGTCATCTACACGCGCAGCACGGACGTATTCATTCCGCTGGAGAAACGCACGGCCATGGCCAACGCCCAGAAAGCGGACATTTTCCTGTCCATCCACTGCAACGCCAACCGCAGCAGCAAGGTCAACGGGCTGGAAACCTACAGCCTGAACCTGGCCAAGACCGACGCGGCCGTGCGCATCGCGGCCCGCGAAAACGCCGTGGACCCGCGCGCCATCTCCGACCTCCAGTTCATCCTGACCGACCTGATGGTCAACTCCAAGATCAAGGAGTCGCGCGACCTGGCCGGAGATGTGCAGAGCAGCACCATCAAGCGCGTCCGCAAGGCCTACCCCCTGAACAACAAGGGGACGCGTGAGGCGCCGTTCTACGTGCTCATGGGTGCGAAAATGCCCTCGGTTCTGGTGGAGATCGGCTACATCACCAACAGCACCGAGTCCAAGCGCCTGCGCTCGGACAAGTACCTCGACCATCTGTCCGACGGCATCGTCGAGGGCATACTCTCCTACAAGAGCCAGATAGAACGATACGCGATGAATTAGGGATCAGCCGGAAAGAGTGAGCCGCATTCAGCGATGCCTACCGAGCGGTTCACGGCAGTCATTCCTTTCGCAGGGCCACAGCGCCCATCACTTGAAAACTTTGCCCCCTACCGCGAGCCGTTCTTGGCTTGAAGCCAGACGTTGGCCCGGTGGGCGGCCTCATTCATTTCCTCGCGAGTCATGTACGCGACGACCTGATTGAGTCGCCTTTCGGCCTGGGGATTGCCCTTGGTCCCGGCGATGGCGAACCACTTGCACGCCTCGACCAGATCCGGAGGTTGGCCCACGCCGCGGATGAGCATCTCACCCAGGGCCACCTGTGCCTCGGTGAACCCCTGATCCGCCGAGAGTTCAAGCCAACGCTGCCCTTCTGGCACATTTTGCGGGACCAGGCTGCCGATGAGATAGAGTGTGGCCAGATTGAAGCGACTCTGGGCATCGCCGTTTTCAGCGGCCCTGCGGGTCCAGTGCAGAAATTTCGCCGCGTCGCGCTTCACGCCCTCTCCCTTGGCGTAGGCCGAGGCCATGTAGGCCTGAGCCTGGGGCTGATCCTTTTCGGCGGCCGCACGAACCAGTTCCAGCCCCTTGGCCGGGTCCTGGTCCACGCCCAATCCCGCGAGATAGAACCGCCCGAGAATGTTCAGGGCGTCGGCGTTGCCCTGATCCGCGGCCCGTTGCAGCCACTGGACGGCCGCAACCGGGTCATGCTTGCCGAACTCGCCTTCGAAATACATGCGCGCCAGAACGACCTGAGCCTCGGCGTCGCCGGACCTGGCCGCGGCCTTCAACTCGTGTGCGATCTCGGGCATGGCCGAATAGTAGACACCCGCCAGGAGCAGACAGGCAAAGAAGAGGAACTGGAATATCCGCTTGAACATGCGCACCACCTTGAGGTTCTGACACAATACCGTCCTACCCGCTCTAATACGGTATCGAAC is a genomic window of uncultured Pseudodesulfovibrio sp. containing:
- a CDS encoding N-acetylmuramoyl-L-alanine amidase; this translates as MNQTQAPVLNAMKQLYAANIRLLSVLALCAMATLILCASPAHAASAQSYFTVGHSEFHALVKDSRKAKYRSNWQKVEETFTRCLKASPNGPYAPKALYYIGRVNEELGARSGLKSDFRRAVDYYGRVLARYPRHGWADDCLYRRADIYSRRLNETSNARKDLAAIIVDYPRSDMRAKADVALKRLGKYEASIKAASGGSAPDEAKPAPVRQQAVTAKLKDPSGMAHLDTVRFTSSDEYTRVVLELDAQVKYRYQVLGPNPKVNRPHRLYIDLQDSRLGHDVTAATTVSDGILRSIRTGQYSKDTTRVVLDFLNMQDYKIFPLQNPYRIVIDVYAPDGKTPVPTVAKAEPAHKTPATSDYRPPKGSKKMAGSLLEQLGLTVRTIMIDAGHGGKDPGAMAHGLREKDINLKFAKLVGGKLRDKGFNVIYTRSTDVFIPLEKRTAMANAQKADIFLSIHCNANRSSKVNGLETYSLNLAKTDAAVRIAARENAVDPRAISDLQFILTDLMVNSKIKESRDLAGDVQSSTIKRVRKAYPLNNKGTREAPFYVLMGAKMPSVLVEIGYITNSTESKRLRSDKYLDHLSDGIVEGILSYKSQIERYAMN
- a CDS encoding tetratricopeptide repeat protein: MFKRIFQFLFFACLLLAGVYYSAMPEIAHELKAAARSGDAEAQVVLARMYFEGEFGKHDPVAAVQWLQRAADQGNADALNILGRFYLAGLGVDQDPAKGLELVRAAAEKDQPQAQAYMASAYAKGEGVKRDAAKFLHWTRRAAENGDAQSRFNLATLYLIGSLVPQNVPEGQRWLELSADQGFTEAQVALGEMLIRGVGQPPDLVEACKWFAIAGTKGNPQAERRLNQVVAYMTREEMNEAAHRANVWLQAKNGSR